The genomic segment TCTGGCCGTAAGCGTGATCGCTGGCACCTCGGGTCGTGTGACATTGGGGCAGTGCAGGACACCTCGGCACCGGAGTGTGAAGGCGGGGACGGAGACGACCGGTGAGaggtgaggggtgagggggtcgCTGCTGTCCGACGAGCTTCTGGTCTTTTacgcggagcggagcggagcgcgGCACGTGGCTGTTTCCTCGGGGCTCTGGAGCTCAGCCCGACCAGAAGAGCAGGGGGTGGGCACACTTCTCACACCGGGACAGTTTGTTTGACACCTGCTCCACTTGTGTCCGGGACTGTGCTTGTTGTCACGTCACGGTGCCAAACTGAAAAGTTCGCAGGGGACTACTCCGTGCGCACGATGTACACAATCACAAGAGGTCCCAGCAAACTGGTCACGCAGCGACGCACAGGTCAGACtcgtcacatttcatttttttggcagTTAGCTCGGCTACTTATTGAATGTAAAGGCAACGTgcacttttctctcattttccagGGCCGACGCAGCAACTGGACAACAAGATAAACGACTTCAAGCACAAGCAGACGTCCTGGAATCTGCCCGAGTGAGTGATACAAGTTCTGAGACAGTTCCAGTTGCCAAGACATGTAATGACAGATCTCATCGGTGCCCTCAGTTGTGGGTGTGGGACTCATAACCACGTGAATCCGTTTGGAAATATCACTGGTTTTGGCCCACGTATGAAGGGAACACATTGTTTGTGCTGGTACATTAAGTGTGTTACAGCCAAAGGGACGTCATCAGCACGAGACAGGCAGCGTTGCACACCTTCACACCGCGGCTCCGTCCCCCAGGCTCGGTCGTGATGGGTCTCGTTTTTATGCGTTCGAACCTGCCAGGCTCACTCTGCGAGTTTGACCTTGTGGCACGTGGCCGTTCATTCAGCTGTCGCTCTCTTTCGGCTCCTGCACGGCCAACCTTGCTTGACTTTAAGCCTATAAAAGGCCGACACTTCCTGCCTGGGAGACGCGTTGCTCAGATCATGTGCTGTATATGTATGCCAACCCCCTGGCGCTACCTGTGACATGTTTCTCTCCTTGTTACCCATCAGCCTCCCTGCACCCAAGATAGTTTTCAACCGCCCGAATGGTAAGAAGTACCATCAGCCTACTCCGGCTCTGCCCGCAGACGACCGCCAGGAAGAGACTTTCACCGCCGCACACGAGGAAAACGTGAAGTTCGTCTACGACGGTAAGGAGGTGAACGGAACGGTCCGACTGGAAAGACGAGAAGGCGAGGCCAAACCAGACTTTCCATTGTCTCACCGTGCCCACTGGTTATTTTGTGAATGACATTGTTTTTACTATCAGAGTTTACTAGAATGGCCAAAccagctgcctcctcctccgccctccaCCCTGCCAGACCCAGACCTCACCCACACAGCTGCTCTGACACTGATAGCCATGATAGGCGCAGAGCAGAGACTTGTTGTCACACCCGCTCCGGGACCCTCGTCCTGTGGGAAACGGCATTGTTGGGCTTCAGCTCAAAGCCACCAGCCACTCTTGAGATCTGCTTTGTGAAAAAAGGCAACAGAAGCTCCAGACAGGATGATGAAGTGCTCTGTGGGCGAAACCCTACACACTGACCCAGTTTTGAAGTGGgctgctcttcttttttttttttcaatccccATGCCCATTCAGTCTCCAGGAGACTTCATTTGGCATAGACTCCTGTATTCTGTGTCTTGAGAGTCGTTGGCATTGGAGCTCGCCCTCCGCGGCTCATAAACAACTTCAGTGACCTTGTCGTTGAGCGGACAAGGTCGTACACTAGCCTCGCCTCCCCAGTTTGGAACGTTTGCTGTTCGGGGGGTTGATTCCCTTCCTGCAGCCAGAAGAGATAAAGTCAAGTTTTATAGTTAttatcgcacacacacacaacttgtaCTTCTATATTAGTGAGGACTCTGTGAGGACAAAATGCATCCCCTGACCCTTTTACCTTAACTTCAACCGTTGCAACTACAGTTTTCGACCAGTAACCTAATTCAAACCGTAACCCTGAAACCAAGTTGAAACTCTCAAACAGCCAAGTGCAATTGTGTCAATGACTCAAATTGATCCTCTCAAAGATGGAAGTacttacactcacacaaatacacacacacaagacatgcCAAGTATGTCTACATGCTGCAtaatttgaaatacaaacattCGCCTGAGGTGACAGGTCTTTGAAGTGTTTCTCCATGTGTACTTTACTTGTTTGACACCCTGAGTGTGACACTGCGGTtaaagaactttttttcttcatttattatAATATCCTTttcaattgtatttatttaatggAGCCTGCTTTACCACAAATATAAACGTGTTCCCGATTTGTGTGCTCCGATAGCTGATCAGAggtctgatttaaaaaacaaatgctggaCATGCAGTTGCTCATCAGCGTTATCGGCGGCTGTACTGACCATGTGTCGCTGTGTCTCCAGCCTGGCAGGAGGTGGTGCAGCAAGAGCAGAGGCCCGAGGAGAACCAGGGCGCAGTCCACTTTGTAGAAACCACTCCCACCCTCATGGACAGTGAGTACAACTTCGTTTCATGTAGAATACGCCCGCTTTGACACCTGAACAAGTCTGTCTCAACGATTAAAAGTAAATAAGTGgacaattatttaaatatttaattaaatatgaaaaagtcCCTTAGCGTCGAGCTTTGCTGGTCATGTGCATTGGCACGTGGCCCTGAGAGACTTTTGTGATGACAGTCCACATGCATATGATCAGTGTAACCTGGACATCAGGTTGAATTGGTTAATGACAGCCAGTCAACCAAGGATTAATGGAGCTGCCCCCGATCCTTCCAACTGGAGAGAAACGGGCAAAAACAGGCCTCTTCTCTCCTTGTTGTCTGAATTAAATGTACCAACTCTGATGACACATTAAGAAATATGAATTTAAGTTTCTTACTTTATTCCCGGATTATccaaattgaaaacaacacaacatatAACACGTGCCATTCATTAAGAGgatgtttcttattttcttataGTTTTTCTGTTGGTGTTCATCAATTTGGCAACTTTATTGaggaaaaaatggaaagtgCTAGCACGGTAACTGTATAATTTGAGATGACGATCAATAAGTTCTTAAAGTAACGCAGATATTATCAACACAGGAGTTATTGgtgtttcatttgttgtttgagATTTTTAAAGGGCGCGACTTAAACAGAGTTGTGCACTTCATAGTtgtgaccaccagagggcggcCGGTGAACACGAAAGATTGTAAACACACATATGCGGTCCAGGTACCAAACTATTATTTCCGGtaaaaactttcaaaataaaaccaccaaCAACAAACTCAGCTCCTGGCGACACCAAGGCATGTGGCGGTTGTTTCGAAACAcaaagatactttttttttaatgattaattatGATATTGCATTTATAACTAAATGTATAAACTAATAGTGgtgaagagcaaagaaaatcaGGGGCTATGGTTATATACATTTAATGTTGTCGCTCATTGCAGATGAATTGattccttttcctctccagaCTTTGTGCCCATCGACCTGGACGAGTGGTGGGCCCAGCGCTTCCTAGCCAACATAGACAAGCTGTCCTGACACCGGGCTCTGTGGGTCTTGACAGGCGGTCAGGAAGCGAGACCTGGAGCAGAATAGCTCACAGAGAGGAAACgtgggagcagcagcagcaggtgtgaaCGGGTCAGTGTCCTGACGTGATTCAAATGATTGGACGGTGCTGGGACGCCGACGCAGAAACCACAGAGAATCACCTCACTGGAACTCTTGCCTTCATACTCCCAACACTGAGTCGGTCTCAGACGGCACGTTGACAGACAATGTCTGGACGTTGAGGCTCTTCCTCATCTCACCGTCCTCAAAACAaagtaaagttgtttttttttttccaagagtcTCTGAATTGGTTTCTTTTTATCATTGTCACAGAGTGGATCCATGTTTATTCACCTTCACTTTTGACGCAGACACACCAACAACTCCATAAATGCATACATACCATTttaagtagattttttttcacattaggTTCATTTACACAAGATCCTTTAATACAAATGAAACCAGTTAAGAATAcacatttgtacaaaaaaaagaatggtaaATGCTCTATTCACTATGAACTGTGGTTTTCCCCCCCGACCGTATCACTGTCGAGTAACACCCATCAGCTCGTATTACACATTTCAATAGGACATGAAATATGATTCAAGATCTCAAGAGCATTTTACTTCCacacttttgtactttttaaattaatccattttattttattcctctttgtttgtgtctggcTTGAATCCAGATTATTCAGGACGTGGATGTCATTTATCTTGATCATGTATTTAACATGTCAACGCATGATCGGAGTGCGATAGTCGCACTGGAACAGTATTTTAAATGATACAAACCAAATTTTTAAACTCCTGATGAAACGGTGCTAAACAAATAAAGTAGCGACGCGGAGAAGCTCTCGAGGACGCTGCTGGCACTTCATCTCTCCCCGGCCTTTATGTGCTCTCCACaagagaagctgaagaacaCCAGAGGAGGAAAGCGATGGGATTTTTTTATGGCCCGGATTAGGGCCCCTAGTTTTCTTCACAAACTGCAGTTCTCCAGCTCTGTGGGCCCCTCGGCGGCTGTAAATACGTCAGTCATCAAAGTCCGTCCGCATGCAGCTCTCAGTGCTTCTCCAGAGCTTTAGTCAGCAGATCGTTCAGGCGGGCGATCATCGGTCGGGGATCGTCATTCAGGCCTGCTGTGATCATGGCGTTGTCATAgatctaaaagaaaaatgtagatTATGAGGAAGTGAATGTTTAAATCTGCACTGGTGGGATGcaaagacgttttttttttttttcgcacaatgatgatttcttttttctttaaatggaCCAGTGTCAGGAAACTAAAGGCGGGTTGCCAGTTAAAAACTTTTAGGAGGTGCAACCACCTGTTCTTTAAAAACTGACAGTAAAGACAAATGAAGTTTCGACAGCTCCGATTCCCTCGATACGATGACACTCATTTCAAGTTCCTCTGGTCAATTCACCAGTTTACTCCAGTTCACTTCCACTGACTGAACGCTGTCAAATCACGGTTAATAAAGCAACTCGACAAATCCTGCAGATGTTTCAAATTTAAAGCTGAGGTTGGTCATGTAAAACATGAACAAGTGTTGCACAACATTGCCAGTAATTAAGTGGAAAGGCTACTGGAGATTATCAgcgaaaaaaaactgtatttttgcAAAGAAATCTTTGCCGCAAACGCCCAcattatgtatttgtattataAAGGAGCAACTGCAAGTTTTGAGTTTGTATAAACAGCTAAATTTAAACAGGAGCAGGTCAGATAACAGGGAGACttcttatttaaaatattcaaaaatccACAGtacctgctccagcagcagtcCAGCCAGGTCAGAGTTGGTGTCCTTCAGTGCCTGCAACTTCTTGATCAGATCATGTCTATCAGATGGTGGAAAAAGTACAGGACAGTGAGAGCTGGACATGAAATCCTGCGTTATTTAAATGTTGTACAGTTCGTAAAATCCACACCATCCCTCACCCTGCGTTGATCTCCAGTGTGGGCTGCAGTATCTGAGCTCTCTCCTCAGCGGAGCGGGCCAGCTGCTGGGTGCGCAGGAAGTGGCGAGCAGCACCCATCTCCAGCACGGTGATCATAGCTGGGTGGGTGTCGAGACGAGGCGTAAGCTGCGGGACCGCAGAAAAACGTATCATAAGAAAACGTATCATACAACATGTCTGTAAGAAGTTACTTTCAGGATGCTTtttaaactggaaaaaataaaacatttatacatatCTAAATGCAGGCTCGCTTCATTAACAGCTGGCAACAACACTGTGAAAGTCAGAATCCCAGACACATATTAGTCTCGTCTTTACCTTTATGTTGGTGACTCTGGGACCCAGGGCGTTCTTCATCCAGGCCAGAAGGTCGTCAGCCTGCTCCTGTGTCAGGCGCTCGGAGGCTGCACAGGAAAGAAGACGGTCAACGGGATTACAGCCATGACAAGATGCCTCCCgctacaactacaactcccagaCCTGCCAAGTCACAGCTATTGCCCTCTGAGCTGACCCACGTCAaccatttttcaaatattggtTTTAACTACGAATCATGGTTGCACCGAGTATCCTGCCTCTGTTTGGTGCGTCGGTTGTGCACGTCTTCAGAAATGAAAGATGTAATACGCACATGGACAGTAGAGGGCGCTGTAGAGGCACACACTCGCCATTGTCATGACATTGTTGATTTAAGGGCCTCACGTATCATCTACGATGGCGCCGTGATATTTTTTGCCATGATCTAAGAAGTAACAATGGGGAGACCTCCTGCAGTGTTGCCATGTTTTAAAATTTACAGAATGCAAATCTGGTAGTTCTTTACAGTCCGAGTTCTGTGCTGTGTCCTCTAGTGGAATCCTCCAGGAACACGCGTTGTACACAGCAAGTATGTGAGCAATTACACTCACCGTGCATCTGGTTGTCTACACGGGCGTGTGGCTGAACAGTAAGTATATCTCTGGCCTTAGCGTTTCCCATTAATTAGCTTCATCCAAGTAGAAACTTAACACTGATATCCTCTATGGCATGAGGGTGAAGGTATGATGGCGGGAACTTGATACGAGAGGATGAATGAGACCTGGTTTGCTGTCCTCAAACTTCTCCTCCTTGTAGTGATCCACCACGATGTCCGTCTCCGCTGAGATCAGCTTCTTCTTGTCAAACTCCCGGAGGTGGAGCAGGGTGAGCTCGTCAAACTGTTCATAGCAGAACAGCACCTGCACACACGTAACAAAGTTTCCACTGCAGTTCCCAAAagccatttaaaaataaatgaacatgatTTTTAATCGTCACTCTCAGCCTCTCAcctccatttctttctgtttcatggCCTCGAAGTAGGGAGAGTGTTCTGCGAGATGGCGGTTGGGGGCACAAATGTAGTAGATGTTGCGCGTGCCGGCCTTCATGCGAGAGGCATACTCCATCAGATTGGTGTGCTCGCCCGAAGGCAGAGCAGACGACTCAAACCTCAACAGCTTCGCGATATCCTCCTATAGAGAGAAAGACACGGAGAGAGCAAGAGACTGCTGCTGTCAACGATACTTACAGACAACACGTCTCTGGTGACATCAAGCCTGGTCCCCTGCGTCTTTATCACTTTTCCCCCGTTTTAAACCAAACGATGGCTCACCCTGACATCCTGCTCCTGGGTGGTGACGATGCCTTCCCTCATGAAAAGGCCGTAGTCTTCAAAGAACTTGTTGTACTTCTCGGGCTCCTTCTTGCTCTGGTCCAGCAGGAAGCGGATCACCCTCTGCTGCAGAACGTCACGGAGCTTCCTGAGGCCAGAGGAGACGGCAGAGAAATCAATCATCGGCAGGTCAATGTTGGgagttaatgaaaaaaaaaaaatattgtaaatattacataaaaaactgattttgttAAAGGGTAAAAGACAACAGTGATtacatataaaatatagattACAGTAACCTGTAATGCTGGTCTTATACCTGATGAGGGCGCTCTCTTGCAGCAGCTCTCTGCTCAGATTCAGGGGAATGTCCTCACTGTCCaccacacctacacacacacacacacacacacacacacacacacacacacacacacacacacacacacacacacacacacacacacacacacacacacacacacacacacacacacacacacacacacacacacacacacacacacacattacaaccAAACACCTAACCATGACTATACAATTAATAATATTTGTTACTTAATACATAAAATCATGCATCTAAAAGCAAGGTGGAGGCGGTAGGGAGGATCCAGACCTCGGAGGAAGCGCAGCCACTTGGGCAGGATGTCGCTGGCTTTAGTCTGGATCAGGACCTTCCTGCTGTACAGAGCCACGCTGGAGCCCATCTCCCTGCTCACGTCAAACATGCTCGGCTTCTGTTGGTGAATAAATCATCACTTCACTTTACTGAAAGCCACTGAAAGTATGTCCTGTCTGGAGAGATCTACTTAGATTAAcatgacatttaaacaaatgtttttatttatgggcTTGTTGAACCAGATTTTGGGGCTTTGAAGTTTGCAAGTTTGGTTCCCAAAtctaaaagagtaaaaaaaaaaaatcttgatttaAGCCCTGAGCTTCTCACCGCATCAGGAACATAGAAGATGCTCCGGATGTTGAGCGGAGCGTCGGCGCGGTAGTGCAGCGTGTAGCGGGGCTTGTCGTAGGCCTGAGCCACATAGCGGTAGAACTCCTCATGCTGCCAGTCACTGATCTCCTTCGGCTCCATCATCCACAAGGCCTGAAGGGACGCATAGGTCAAACAACGATGAAAATTTATAATTCATATTAtaattgttgaaaatattttatcagaaaaatctaaatttaaatgtatataatatttagAGATGAAGAAAATCATACCATAGCCCCAATTCACCCCAAATCTTCTCTTAAGTGTAACAGTAAAACTTGCTGCACAAACGTTAGTAAATGTATTCAACCATAACATGATGAAGT from the Scophthalmus maximus strain ysfricsl-2021 chromosome 17, ASM2237912v1, whole genome shotgun sequence genome contains:
- the LOC118288288 gene encoding MAPK regulated corepressor interacting protein 2, translating into MYTITRGPSKLVTQRRTGPTQQLDNKINDFKHKQTSWNLPDLPAPKIVFNRPNGKKYHQPTPALPADDRQEETFTAAHEENVKFVYDAWQEVVQQEQRPEENQGAVHFVETTPTLMDNFVPIDLDEWWAQRFLANIDKLS
- the trap1 gene encoding heat shock protein 75 kDa, mitochondrial codes for the protein MSRCLALARFALGSSQRTGSRLTTCARGLCGATVSRSLSADVRVGQQQQRWSSRPSMWSAQRSCLNLCQQTYYSTQEVEKEPEEEPLHTIISDTESVQGSFSKHEFQAETKKLLDIVARSLYSEKEVFIRELISNGSDALEKLRHKLMTAGGETAPMEIHLQSDTVKGTFTIQDTGVGMDQEELVANLGTIARSGSKAFLDALQNKAEASSSIIGQFGVGFYSAFMVADHVDVYSRSAEPGAPGYKWSSDGSGVFEIAEASGVQQGTKIVLHLKDDCKEFSSEDRVKEVVTKYSNFVSFPIFLNGRRLNTLQALWMMEPKEISDWQHEEFYRYVAQAYDKPRYTLHYRADAPLNIRSIFYVPDAKPSMFDVSREMGSSVALYSRKVLIQTKASDILPKWLRFLRGVVDSEDIPLNLSRELLQESALIRKLRDVLQQRVIRFLLDQSKKEPEKYNKFFEDYGLFMREGIVTTQEQDVREDIAKLLRFESSALPSGEHTNLMEYASRMKAGTRNIYYICAPNRHLAEHSPYFEAMKQKEMEVLFCYEQFDELTLLHLREFDKKKLISAETDIVVDHYKEEKFEDSKPASERLTQEQADDLLAWMKNALGPRVTNIKLTPRLDTHPAMITVLEMGAARHFLRTQQLARSAEERAQILQPTLEINAGHDLIKKLQALKDTNSDLAGLLLEQIYDNAMITAGLNDDPRPMIARLNDLLTKALEKH